In one window of Pseudobdellovibrionaceae bacterium DNA:
- a CDS encoding SPOR domain-containing protein: MGKQRGGSKTDMIVKLALVVFISLLSFSVGTYVGKQVSDAENKRVTLEDGHGTDRHVASSSDHHEEGGALSEEEIASLQEEFLSDEKSDSAAHEGSHATASTHEEHKTTEDGYSHYGKKGDTPASESHHETAANDHVEPARDMHSTTSSDHAQREVASEKTEQHAMANSHDSHVKHEVAKPAERVALGKAPVEDPKKRHITSTLPTDPITAAAGKYTVQVASYGTEDEAKSHAASLMKKGYSAFYIPATVRGQNWYRVSVGLYSDQKKAMAFQNELKTQAGVTSSIVQRIEK; encoded by the coding sequence ATGGGAAAGCAACGGGGCGGTTCAAAAACCGATATGATCGTGAAACTGGCGCTAGTCGTTTTCATATCTTTATTGTCATTTTCAGTGGGCACTTATGTTGGAAAGCAAGTGAGTGATGCCGAAAACAAACGCGTAACTCTTGAAGACGGCCACGGTACAGACCGGCACGTAGCGTCGTCTAGCGATCACCATGAAGAGGGAGGCGCCCTTTCTGAAGAAGAGATTGCAAGCCTTCAAGAAGAATTCTTAAGTGATGAAAAATCTGACTCAGCGGCTCATGAAGGCTCCCACGCCACAGCATCAACACATGAAGAACATAAGACGACAGAAGATGGTTACAGCCACTATGGTAAAAAAGGCGACACCCCTGCATCTGAGAGCCATCACGAAACCGCAGCCAATGACCACGTCGAACCGGCTCGTGACATGCATAGCACCACTTCTAGTGATCATGCTCAACGCGAAGTGGCTTCGGAAAAAACAGAACAACATGCAATGGCCAACAGTCATGACTCCCATGTAAAACATGAAGTGGCCAAACCGGCTGAAAGAGTGGCCCTTGGAAAAGCTCCCGTTGAAGATCCCAAGAAAAGACACATCACAAGCACTCTACCCACAGACCCCATCACTGCCGCAGCCGGCAAGTACACTGTACAAGTGGCCTCTTACGGCACTGAAGACGAAGCCAAATCCCACGCTGCCTCGCTAATGAAAAAGGGGTACAGTGCTTTTTATATACCGGCTACGGTTCGTGGACAAAACTGGTATCGAGTGAGTGTCGGCTTGTATTCTGACCAGAAAAAGGCCATGGCCTTTCAAAATGAATTAAAGACCCAAGCCGGCGTGACCTCGTCTATCGTTCAACGCATTGAAAAGTAA
- a CDS encoding inositol monophosphatase yields the protein MASESIDFQLALQAAKEAANRGREILKKYFGNLSNVDEKHQAGLVTEADVNSEKAIISFLKGEFPNLGFLAEESSYLNSTEGQQSHHAGRWIIDPLDGTTNFVHRFPIFCISIGLEWKNEIVVGLIDVPILNDTYWAIKGQGAFKNGKPIHVSHTAVLKEALLATGFSVHKPNALEQQLQIFTHLIRESRGVRRAGAAAFDLCMVAEGIFDVFWERDLSPWDVAAGALIVREAGGTVTDFSGQRHTPYMPNILASGPNIHQTMVNHIGSVSS from the coding sequence ATGGCGTCGGAATCTATAGATTTTCAATTGGCTTTGCAAGCGGCAAAAGAGGCGGCAAATCGAGGCCGTGAGATTCTTAAGAAGTATTTTGGTAACCTGTCCAATGTTGACGAAAAACACCAAGCGGGGTTGGTGACCGAAGCCGACGTCAATAGTGAAAAGGCGATAATTTCTTTTTTGAAGGGTGAGTTTCCCAATTTAGGATTTTTGGCTGAAGAATCCAGTTATCTTAACTCGACCGAAGGCCAGCAAAGTCATCACGCGGGGAGATGGATCATCGATCCACTTGATGGAACCACCAATTTTGTTCATCGATTTCCGATTTTTTGTATAAGCATTGGGTTAGAGTGGAAAAACGAAATTGTCGTTGGTCTCATTGATGTACCCATTCTGAATGACACCTATTGGGCCATCAAAGGCCAAGGGGCATTTAAAAACGGTAAGCCCATACATGTGAGCCACACCGCTGTGCTGAAAGAAGCATTGCTTGCCACAGGGTTTTCTGTGCACAAACCCAATGCGCTTGAACAGCAGCTACAGATTTTTACCCATCTTATTCGAGAGTCGCGTGGTGTGCGGCGAGCTGGGGCCGCCGCCTTTGATCTTTGCATGGTGGCTGAAGGAATTTTTGACGTATTTTGGGAGCGCGATCTTTCGCCTTGGGATGTAGCGGCAGGTGCATTGATAGTGAGAGAAGCCGGCGGCACAGTGACTGATTTTTCAGGACAAAGGCACACTCCTTATATGCCAAATATTTTGGCGTCAGGTCCTAATATCCATCAGACAATGGTCAATCATATTGGCAGTGTGAGCAGTTAA